The following are from one region of the Chloracidobacterium sp. genome:
- a CDS encoding serine/threonine protein kinase produces the protein MKSCPKCNTRIVGSSPTCSACGVDLSSEFEATQLSDDRSRERTELMSSAFATGHEGGFSPGTVLAGRYRLIMPIGKGGMGEVYKADDLELGQTVALKFLPAAIAKDETALKRFRSEVRTARQVAHPNVCRVFDIAEADGVYFITMEFIEGDDLSMLLRRIGRLPSDKAIETSRQLCLGLHAIHEAGILHRDLKPANIIIDSKGKARITDFGIAGVESDLTRDDFRSGTPAYMSPEQLDGKGVTPKSDIYSLGLLLYEIFTGKQAFQFDSLPELLVKHQTTTPTNPSEILKDIDPLVEKTILQCLEKDPEERPKNALQVALMLPGGNPLEAAIAAGETPSPAMVAAAPKKGTLSLRTAGLVLAAILLALTFNAFFEYKYWVIPTEEKSGELLVARSRTIAANLGYPEKPADVKYGFALDAVFAEQGFAKNESLKNAWELMKTGQPGLRMFRYRESPQPIVPSASAEVTAQDPVMEVPGELRVLTDPVGRLLEFKAIPKKRSGPAGETTPTNWQQLFTEAGLDITKYEQLDPDHLPPVFAEEKAKWKGPFISDPSMSVQIEAAAYDGKPVWFQIIMPWASGDGQTDQQRMVPPIAIQILVLVFSFLIGIGIIVLSWHNFRSGRGDIGGSVRVMVCFFIVSFFSGLFLADHSISLVGEMWILLVILRNSVFLSVLVGLMYSALEPQIRRMWPELLISWSRLVAGDVRDPMIGRDILMGALLGTVVYAIGTLHAFLPHWLMGEPTPTASHYFRWDGFLPGVADSFSWLPAALLSTLIITFVIFIFLFITRRKWIAIVVFACVFGLGGGGGFGRWGDLPLGVELFVLLLMVGIMIAALMRFGIVGLLVYQLFYFTLANRPFIFNPESIYFEASIAGLLVTLAIVAYGFVVSLGGARFDLGRLLDPSPGS, from the coding sequence ATGAAAAGCTGCCCCAAGTGCAATACGAGGATCGTTGGATCTTCGCCAACATGTTCAGCATGTGGAGTTGATCTATCGAGCGAGTTCGAAGCGACGCAGCTTTCTGACGATCGGAGCCGCGAACGGACCGAGTTGATGTCATCCGCCTTCGCGACGGGTCACGAGGGCGGTTTCTCTCCCGGCACCGTGCTTGCGGGGCGATACCGGTTGATCATGCCGATCGGAAAAGGCGGCATGGGCGAGGTCTATAAGGCCGACGACCTCGAGCTCGGCCAGACCGTCGCACTCAAGTTCCTGCCGGCGGCGATCGCGAAGGACGAAACCGCGCTCAAACGGTTTCGCAGCGAGGTCAGGACGGCACGTCAGGTGGCTCACCCGAACGTCTGCCGCGTGTTCGACATCGCCGAGGCCGACGGCGTTTACTTCATCACCATGGAGTTTATCGAGGGCGACGACCTTTCGATGCTCCTGAGGCGGATCGGGCGGCTGCCGTCGGATAAGGCGATCGAGACATCCCGCCAACTGTGCCTCGGACTTCACGCGATCCACGAAGCCGGCATCCTGCATCGCGATCTGAAACCGGCGAACATCATCATCGATTCAAAGGGCAAGGCTCGGATAACCGATTTTGGGATTGCGGGTGTCGAGAGCGATCTTACGCGCGACGACTTCCGCTCAGGCACACCGGCCTATATGTCGCCGGAACAACTCGACGGCAAGGGTGTTACGCCGAAGAGCGACATTTATTCTCTCGGGCTTCTTCTCTACGAGATCTTCACCGGCAAACAAGCTTTTCAGTTTGATTCTTTGCCGGAACTGCTCGTTAAGCATCAGACCACGACACCCACGAATCCGTCCGAGATCCTTAAAGACATCGATCCGCTGGTCGAGAAGACCATTCTCCAGTGCCTCGAAAAAGATCCGGAGGAAAGGCCAAAGAACGCACTGCAAGTCGCCCTGATGCTGCCGGGCGGGAATCCGCTCGAGGCAGCGATCGCAGCGGGTGAAACACCGTCGCCGGCGATGGTTGCCGCGGCTCCGAAGAAGGGGACTCTAAGTTTGAGAACGGCCGGACTTGTTCTGGCAGCTATCCTTCTCGCCCTTACATTCAATGCGTTTTTTGAATATAAGTATTGGGTCATTCCAACCGAAGAAAAATCAGGAGAGCTTTTAGTTGCCCGATCGCGAACTATCGCGGCAAATCTCGGGTATCCCGAGAAACCTGCGGACGTAAAGTATGGTTTTGCTCTCGATGCGGTGTTCGCTGAGCAGGGTTTCGCTAAAAACGAAAGTCTCAAGAATGCTTGGGAACTAATGAAGACCGGCCAGCCCGGATTGCGAATGTTTCGTTACCGCGAATCGCCTCAACCCATAGTTCCCTCGGCAAGCGCAGAAGTCACTGCCCAAGACCCGGTGATGGAGGTTCCCGGCGAGTTAAGAGTGTTGACCGACCCGGTCGGAAGGCTGCTCGAGTTCAAGGCCATCCCGAAAAAGCGATCAGGGCCTGCAGGCGAGACGACGCCGACGAATTGGCAGCAGCTATTTACAGAAGCCGGACTCGACATTACAAAGTACGAACAACTAGATCCAGACCATCTGCCGCCGGTTTTTGCCGAAGAGAAAGCGAAATGGAAAGGTCCATTCATTTCCGATCCATCAATGAGTGTACAGATCGAAGCTGCAGCCTATGACGGCAAGCCGGTATGGTTTCAGATCATAATGCCCTGGGCTTCGGGGGACGGCCAAACCGATCAGCAGAGGATGGTACCGCCGATCGCGATCCAAATATTAGTTTTGGTCTTTTCGTTCCTAATAGGCATCGGGATAATCGTGCTCTCCTGGCATAACTTCCGATCGGGCAGAGGTGATATCGGCGGCAGCGTGCGGGTGATGGTGTGTTTCTTTATTGTCAGCTTTTTCTCCGGACTCTTTCTGGCCGATCATTCAATAAGCCTGGTCGGCGAGATGTGGATACTACTCGTCATTCTGAGAAACAGCGTTTTTCTCTCGGTTCTTGTTGGGTTAATGTACAGCGCTCTTGAACCACAGATCAGGCGGATGTGGCCCGAATTGCTTATCTCCTGGAGCCGTCTCGTGGCCGGCGATGTGCGTGACCCGATGATCGGGCGCGATATTCTGATGGGCGCGTTGCTCGGAACTGTCGTGTATGCCATTGGAACGCTGCATGCGTTTCTCCCGCACTGGCTGATGGGAGAGCCGACTCCAACCGCGTCGCACTATTTTAGGTGGGATGGCTTTTTGCCCGGTGTTGCGGACTCTTTCTCGTGGCTCCCTGCGGCACTTTTGTCGACACTCATTATTACTTTCGTTATCTTTATCTTTCTGTTCATAACTCGTCGAAAATGGATCGCAATTGTGGTCTTCGCGTGCGTTTTCGGTCTCGGCGGCGGCGGTGGCTTTGGCCGCTGGGGCGATCTTCCGTTAGGGGTTGAGCTATTCGTCCTTCTTTTAATGGTGGGGATTATGATCGCCGCCCTGATGCGGTTTGGGATCGTCGGCCTTTTGGTTTACCAGCTTTTCTATTTTACGCTTGCGAACAGGCCATTTATTTTCAATCCCGAGAGCATCTACTTCGAAGCGTCGATCGCAGGCTTGTTGGTCACGTTAGCTATAGTTGCGTACGGCTTTGTCGTCTCGCTTGGCGGGGCGCGGTTCGACCTCGGGCGGCTGCTCGATCCGTCTCCTGGCAGCTAA
- a CDS encoding lipid-binding SYLF domain-containing protein has protein sequence MKEHFKTIIFLLGVVSIVSVAGHSAFAQMSDKEKASQVKKASQTARSASKTLDELMRIPANSIPEALLKDAKAIAIFPGVVKAAFGIGGSGGQGLISRRLQSGWSAPTAFKIASGSVGFQIGASQTDFVMLFMTENSLKNLLEDRFEIGGEASAAAGPVGRTAKASTDAQLKAQILSYSRSKGLFAGISLTGGVISPDNDRNMALYGYPAKELLTGINKVPLASIPAATRGLQQTITRHAK, from the coding sequence GTGAAAGAACATTTTAAAACAATAATATTTTTGCTCGGCGTAGTTTCGATCGTGTCGGTCGCCGGCCATTCCGCCTTCGCACAAATGAGCGATAAGGAAAAAGCAAGCCAGGTCAAGAAGGCCAGCCAAACCGCGAGGTCGGCATCGAAAACGCTTGATGAACTAATGAGAATCCCAGCAAATTCTATCCCGGAAGCATTGCTAAAGGATGCAAAGGCGATCGCTATTTTTCCCGGGGTCGTGAAGGCGGCTTTTGGCATTGGCGGCAGCGGAGGCCAGGGCCTAATATCGAGGCGGCTCCAAAGTGGATGGAGCGCTCCGACAGCGTTCAAAATTGCCAGCGGCAGCGTTGGGTTCCAGATCGGTGCTTCGCAAACCGACTTCGTGATGCTGTTCATGACAGAAAACAGCCTCAAGAATCTACTGGAGGACCGCTTCGAGATCGGAGGCGAGGCATCGGCCGCGGCGGGTCCGGTGGGCCGAACGGCCAAGGCATCGACCGATGCCCAACTCAAGGCTCAGATACTATCTTATTCTCGAAGCAAGGGTCTTTTTGCCGGCATCTCGCTTACGGGCGGAGTCATCAGCCCTGATAACGACCGAAATATGGCTCTATACGGTTATCCGGCGAAGGAGCTGTTGACCGGCATCAACAAAGTGCCGCTGGCTTCGATACCGGCAGCGACTAGAGGTCTTCAGCAGACGATCACTCGCCACGCGAAGTGA
- a CDS encoding amidophosphoribosyltransferase, translating into MDLILDKFHEECGIFGIFGHPEASTLTQLGLFAVQHRGQEACGIVSSDGEDLHQYRSQGLIADVLTEEVLKKLVGSAAIGHTRYSTAGRNTIKEVQPFSVTCQHGQIAVCHNGNLPFAEARRRELEQSGAIFSSTSDTETILHGIARTPAVNAIEAVKKVLADTEGAFSLLFLTPGALVAVRDPRGFRPLVLGKLKDAWCVASETCAFDLIDAEYIREVEPGEMLIIDGNGLHSSKPFAEKPRSVCTFEHVYFSRPDSIIFGRSVNESRHKMGRQLAIERPVDADLVVPVPDSGVAAAIGYAAESGINYRQAIIRNHYVGRTFIEPSQSIRSFGVRLKLNPIKDLINGRRVVLVDDSIVRGTTSKKIVQMVRESGAAEVHMRISCPPTISPCYYGVDTPSQGELIAAQMSVEEVREYIGADTLGYLSHEGMLAAIGLGQTGSCTACWSGKYPTLIANSHAA; encoded by the coding sequence ATGGATCTGATCCTGGATAAGTTTCACGAAGAGTGCGGAATTTTCGGCATTTTCGGCCATCCCGAAGCGTCAACGTTGACCCAGCTTGGGCTTTTCGCCGTCCAGCATCGCGGGCAGGAAGCTTGCGGCATCGTTTCCAGCGACGGCGAGGATCTGCACCAGTACCGTTCGCAGGGCTTGATCGCAGATGTTCTTACCGAAGAGGTTCTAAAGAAGTTGGTCGGCTCGGCTGCGATCGGCCACACCCGTTATTCGACGGCCGGCCGCAACACGATCAAAGAGGTCCAGCCGTTCTCCGTAACCTGCCAACACGGACAGATCGCCGTTTGCCACAATGGTAATCTCCCTTTTGCCGAAGCTCGCCGCCGTGAGCTTGAGCAAAGCGGCGCGATCTTCTCCTCGACGTCCGATACCGAAACGATCCTCCACGGCATCGCCCGAACGCCGGCCGTCAATGCGATCGAGGCGGTCAAAAAGGTCCTTGCCGATACAGAAGGTGCATTTTCGCTGCTTTTTCTTACACCCGGAGCTCTTGTTGCGGTTCGCGACCCGCGCGGTTTTCGGCCGCTTGTGCTCGGCAAACTAAAGGACGCGTGGTGCGTCGCGTCGGAAACCTGTGCCTTTGACCTTATCGATGCTGAATATATCCGCGAGGTCGAACCAGGTGAAATGCTCATCATCGACGGAAACGGGCTGCATTCATCTAAGCCTTTCGCAGAAAAACCGCGCTCGGTCTGCACGTTCGAGCACGTCTATTTTTCGCGGCCCGATTCGATCATTTTCGGCCGCTCGGTCAATGAATCGCGTCACAAGATGGGTCGCCAGCTTGCCATTGAACGACCGGTCGACGCAGACCTCGTCGTGCCCGTTCCCGATTCGGGCGTCGCGGCAGCGATCGGGTATGCAGCCGAGTCGGGTATAAATTACCGGCAGGCGATCATTCGCAATCATTACGTCGGCCGGACATTTATCGAACCTTCGCAATCGATCCGATCCTTCGGCGTCCGGCTCAAACTTAATCCGATAAAGGATCTGATCAACGGCCGCCGAGTCGTCCTCGTTGATGATTCGATCGTCCGCGGAACAACATCGAAGAAGATCGTTCAGATGGTCCGCGAGTCGGGTGCCGCCGAGGTACACATGCGCATTTCATGCCCTCCGACGATCTCACCGTGCTACTACGGGGTCGATACGCCCAGCCAGGGCGAGTTGATCGCTGCCCAAATGTCCGTCGAAGAAGTTCGCGAATATATCGGTGCCGATACGCTGGGATATCTCTCGCATGAGGGAATGTTGGCCGCGATCGGGCTTGGGCAGACCGGTTCGTGTACCGCATGCTGGTCGGGCAAATACCCGACGCTCATCGCTAACAGCCACGCCGCATGA
- a CDS encoding FdhF/YdeP family oxidoreductase: protein MAKHQDEAPLKITPPPEVSAGIHAVTNALKHLYGKMGIVRGTRGMLSLNQKGGIDCQSCAWPDPEHRTINEFCENGAKALSDEATTAKIGWEFFAEHSVDELAAKSDFWLNKQGRITEPLILRQGSTHYEPVAWDEAIGLIAEKLNSLASHDEAIFYTSGRTSNEAAFLYQLFVRMFGTNNLPDCSNMCHESTSVALAESIGLGKATIRLEDFEATDLVIVIGQNPGTNAPRMLASLASAKRSGAKMIAINPLPEVGLTSFVDPNPQHGSPLGILGLKPAKLADLHLPVRIGGDMAVLKGLMKAMLERERTEPGTVFDHGFIESKTTGYDGLLRCIEATEWDEIVSASGLTREQIDEAAGMIIAAGSFITCWAMGVTQHTAAVATIQDIVNLHLLRGSIGRPGAGLCPVRGHSNVQGDRTMGIWEKMHPVFRENLEREFDFKTPPADGLNTVESIAAMRDGRAKVFFAMGGNFAAASPDTDAVSDALRSCDLTVQVITKLNRTALTPGRTSIILPCLGRSEIDRQASGEQFVSTESTMLNVQLSKGIFEPASEHLRSETWIVCQLAQATLGDESTADWQAFADDYDEVREAIARVVPGFRDYNQRIRKPGGFYLPNPPRDGDFPTASGKAMFTSNLLEKIDVPPGRMLMTTIRSHDQFNTTIYGLDDRYRGIDGGRRVIFMNENDIEEQGLTAGEKVDITSHWDDADRHADGFSVVPYLIPKGCAATYFPEANPLVPLGSVARRSFTPTSKCIVVSVAKSGDA, encoded by the coding sequence ATGGCTAAACACCAAGACGAAGCCCCATTGAAGATCACACCGCCGCCCGAGGTCTCGGCGGGCATTCATGCAGTGACCAATGCCTTGAAGCATCTTTACGGAAAAATGGGGATCGTCCGCGGCACTCGCGGCATGCTGAGCCTAAATCAGAAAGGCGGCATCGATTGCCAGTCGTGCGCCTGGCCCGACCCCGAACACCGCACTATAAACGAATTCTGTGAAAATGGCGCAAAAGCACTCTCCGATGAAGCAACGACGGCGAAGATCGGGTGGGAATTCTTTGCCGAGCATTCGGTCGATGAACTTGCGGCCAAAAGCGACTTTTGGCTGAACAAACAGGGCCGCATCACGGAGCCGCTTATTTTACGGCAGGGCTCCACGCACTATGAACCGGTCGCTTGGGACGAGGCGATCGGCCTGATCGCGGAAAAACTCAACTCGCTTGCCTCGCACGACGAAGCGATCTTTTACACTTCGGGCCGAACATCAAATGAGGCCGCGTTCCTGTATCAGCTTTTCGTGCGGATGTTCGGCACGAACAACCTTCCGGATTGCTCGAACATGTGTCACGAATCGACTAGCGTTGCCCTGGCCGAATCGATCGGATTGGGCAAGGCGACCATCCGATTGGAGGATTTCGAAGCGACCGATCTCGTGATAGTGATCGGCCAGAATCCGGGCACGAACGCGCCGCGAATGCTCGCGTCACTGGCGTCGGCAAAGCGATCAGGTGCGAAGATGATCGCGATCAACCCGCTGCCTGAGGTCGGGCTGACGAGTTTCGTCGACCCCAACCCGCAGCACGGCAGCCCGCTTGGCATTCTCGGCCTTAAGCCGGCTAAACTGGCCGATCTTCACCTGCCCGTCCGCATCGGCGGCGATATGGCAGTTTTGAAAGGCTTGATGAAAGCAATGCTCGAACGTGAGCGTACCGAGCCCGGCACGGTATTTGATCACGGCTTTATCGAGTCGAAGACCACCGGATACGACGGGTTGCTACGATGTATCGAAGCAACGGAATGGGATGAGATCGTTTCAGCCTCGGGGCTCACGCGTGAACAGATCGATGAGGCCGCCGGGATGATAATTGCAGCGGGCTCGTTCATCACTTGCTGGGCGATGGGTGTGACGCAGCATACGGCCGCCGTTGCGACGATACAGGACATCGTAAATCTGCATCTGCTTCGCGGTTCGATCGGACGTCCGGGCGCGGGCCTGTGTCCGGTCCGGGGGCACTCGAACGTCCAGGGCGATCGGACGATGGGCATCTGGGAAAAAATGCATCCGGTATTTCGCGAAAACCTCGAACGGGAATTCGACTTCAAAACTCCGCCTGCCGACGGCCTCAATACGGTCGAGAGCATCGCCGCGATGCGTGATGGCCGTGCGAAGGTCTTTTTCGCGATGGGCGGGAATTTCGCCGCCGCTTCCCCGGATACCGACGCTGTTTCCGACGCATTGCGAAGCTGTGACCTGACCGTACAGGTGATCACAAAGCTGAATCGAACCGCCCTGACACCGGGCCGGACGTCGATCATACTGCCATGTCTCGGCCGATCGGAGATCGATCGTCAGGCAAGCGGCGAACAGTTCGTCTCGACAGAAAGTACGATGCTTAATGTTCAATTGTCGAAGGGCATCTTCGAGCCGGCGAGCGAACATCTCCGCAGCGAGACGTGGATCGTATGTCAGCTGGCGCAAGCTACGCTCGGCGATGAGAGTACGGCCGACTGGCAGGCGTTTGCCGACGACTACGACGAGGTCCGCGAAGCAATCGCACGCGTTGTTCCTGGTTTTAGGGATTACAACCAGCGTATTCGGAAACCGGGCGGTTTCTATCTGCCGAACCCGCCGCGTGACGGTGATTTTCCGACCGCGTCCGGCAAAGCAATGTTCACCTCTAATTTGCTCGAAAAGATCGACGTCCCGCCGGGCCGAATGCTGATGACAACGATCCGTTCGCACGACCAGTTCAACACGACGATCTACGGGCTCGATGACCGTTACCGCGGCATTGACGGCGGGCGCCGCGTGATCTTTATGAACGAGAACGACATCGAAGAACAAGGCCTCACGGCCGGGGAGAAGGTCGATATAACAAGCCACTGGGACGATGCCGATAGGCATGCAGACGGCTTTTCGGTGGTGCCGTATTTGATCCCCAAGGGATGTGCGGCGACCTATTTTCCCGAGGCTAATCCGCTTGTTCCGCTCGGCAGCGTGGCCCGCCGCAGCTTTACCCCGACGTCGAAATGCATCGTTGTCTCGGTCGCAAAGAGCGGCGATGCTTAG